TTGAGTAACAAATATAATAAAATTATCAAAAAAATATAATCAATATAATAAAAAAGGCATTTTATTATGAATGATTTTTCCTTTTGTTTCTCTTTTTCAAAAAGAAAAAGTAAGTAAAATTTTAAGTGAAAAATAATTTTTAGTTCAAAAAATAAAAGTGTAAATTTATTGTATTACACTTTTATTTTTTTTATTTTACATCGCTGAAACGTAATTTAATAGCACTATTAAATAGTAAATTAATTTTTTCATCTATTGTTTTGCTTTTTAGAATTAAATAAACATCTAAAAATTTTTGGTTATTATATTCAACAATTTCAAAATTTGCTAATTCATAAATAATAGTTCCCCGTGTAATTGGGTATTTACTAATTGAATATCTTAGATGTTTAACTGTATCTTCTAAATCTTGTTTTAATTTGCTATTTTCAAGCAGGTATGTTCATTGATCAATTTTATTTTTTCTTTTGAGCTCCTGTGTAATTTTTTCAATATTTTCTGTAAGACCATATTTTGTATTGAATAAAGTATTATCATTTTCTGAAAACTTTTCATATTTTTCTTTTAAATAAGCAACAATGTTGTATTGTGGATTATTAAAGTTGTATGCTTCCATTGCAGGAGTTAGAGAATACTTAGATTCTGGATCTTCAGTTTTTTCTTTTGGAAAATCTTCAGGGGTTGTTCAAAAAGATAATTCGTAATTAATAATTCCAAACATTGCATTATAACTTGTTGAAGGCGGAGAATAAATATCCCTATCATCTCTTATTTTTATAAAAAATAGTTTAACTTTTGATTTATCATAATCCAGTAAACTTTCATCAATGTCAAAGAATTTTTTGAGTTTTTCTAAATTATCTTTTTCATTCATATCAATTCAGGTTCTATAAAACCCAAAACCACGTGAAGGATCTCAATGACTTATATGAATATCTCTAAATTCGTTATCAAACTCAGTAGATGATTTTTTCATGCCTTCTGAACTAGGTTTAATAATTTCTTCAAAATCTTTTTGTGCTTTTAATTCATTTTGTCTTATTTCAGATAAAAATTTAGAACTGTATAAATTTAAAATTTCAACTGTTTTTTCATTAGAAACATTATTTCCTGAAATAAATTTGACTTTAGCTTTTAATGTACCTTTAAGTTCATCTTCATTTGAAAAATCACTAAAATATACTGAAATATTTGAATTTTTTATTTCTGGAATTAATTTTTGAATATTAGTTAAGTCAATGATATTTAAAATATTATTTTCCTTAGAATTAATACTTTCAAATTTTTTCTTAATTCCTGAGGCTCATCATCTTTTACTTAAAAATAATGACTGAATTTTATTGATGTATTCATTTAAAGTGTTTGTTTCAACAAAATTCAATTTTAAACTTAGATCGATTATTTTGTTTGTTGATATTTCTAAATCACTATTTCCAAAAATAACTTTTTTCAATTTATATTTTTTATTCAAAAATGATGATTTGATATTTGATATTCATTTCTGCAAATTCAAATCGAAAACTAAAATAGATTCAAATTTGATATTAGGGTCATCATCACTTTCAAATTGTAATATATTTTTACTAAATTTGTATTTATCTAAAACATCATCAGAATTTACAAAAGTAATATCTACAGTGTTTTTTTCATTATCAAAATTTATTGTTTTAATATCTATATCCAAGCTAGGAATAATAAAGTCAGTTTGAATTTCTAAAGTTTTTTTGAATATTTCTTGATCTTTGTTTGCTATAACAGAATTTAAAAAATATTTTTTTCCACTTAATGGTTTGTCAATAGTAACAATTCATTGCTCAGGATTATTAGTATCTTTTTCAGCTTCTAATTTATAATTAGGTCCAAAATTTGTATTTATTTCTAATAATAATGAATCAATATTTTGTTCTTCTTTATTTTTTAATAATTTAGGTTTGACAATAAATTTCAATTTTTCATTTTCATATTTTGTTTCTAATTCATAATATGATGAATTATCACTTGAAAAATCAATATAATTTGTTTTATTACCTATTGGTATTAATTGAATAACATTATTTTTATAAAAATTTTCTATAGCATCTTTTGATTTTTCATTGTCTTGATATTTTGTAATTTTTGATGAATCATAAATAATTTTTAAATCAACTATCTCTAATTTAGAACCATAATTGGTTATACCATCAAATGTTATATTAATTTTATTATTATCAAAATAAATTTTATTATTTTTAATTTCATCAATGTTTATTTCAAAAGGGGAATAATCTTGAGTTAAAGAAGAATCTGGTCTACCTTCATCATCAAGACCGCCTATCCTAAAAGTTTCTGTTATATATTTATGATTATTTTCATTTTCTTTTTCCAAAAATAAATCAACTATGTAATATTTGTTTTGTTTTAAATCTTTTAATGTTAAAAAAAGTTTAGGTGCATCCTCGCCAGCATTTTCATCACTTTCCAATGAATTTATACCATGTTGAACTAATTTTTCTTTTTCAGATTCTAATGATATTTTTAAAATAGATAAATTTTTTGCTTCTTTTCCAGTTTTTACATCAATGCCATAAACTTTTTCAATATGATAATTTAAGAAAAAATCTTTAAAATTTTTAGTTAAATTTATTTCGTCATCTTCTTCTGTTTTACTTATAAAATCTTTAGTTTGGGTTTTGTTAACAGAATATTTAATAATTTTATAATCTGAATTTTCAGTAAGTTTATTTAAAACAAAAGTTGCTGAATAAGTATCTTTGTTAAAATCTTTGCTTTCATATTCTTTTATTTCACTTAAATCATTTTTGTTAATAATTTGAATTTTAAAAACATTAGAATTTTCAGATAAAAGCTTTGTTTTTTCTTTGTCATAAAAAACATCTATAATAGCATAATTATTAGAAACATGTTTTCATTTAATTTTTGAAATTTCAATTTCATCATTAGAATTAAAAATTTCAAAATTTTTATCATTTAAATCAGTAATTTCAAAATTAGATTTAATATTTGAGATGTTATGTATTTTATATTTTTTATTTGTTTCTAATTGTTTAAAACTAAAATAAATATTTTTATCCTGCACTTCACCTAAAATTGAAATTGTATTGTCTGGTTTGTTTTCTTCAATTAAATTTAATTTTCAAATTTCATCTTGTTTTAATAAATTAGTTTCAAAATTTATACCAATTTTTAAATTATTGTTTAATGGTGAAATATCAAAATTAACAAATTTTACTTCTGTTTTATGGTATTTATTATTTATAATTTTATCTTGATCATTTAAATTAATAATTTCATAAGTTAAAAAATCATCTGAAATACTTTTAATTATATATTTTTTATTTAATTCTAATTCATTAAAGTCAAAATAAATTTTCGAGTTTTTTATTCGAGATGAAAGTGAAAGATTTTTATTTGGTTCATTTTCATCAATTAAATTTAATTTTAAGATTTTATTTTTATCTAAATCATCAAGTTCAAAATTTATACCAATTTTTAAATTATTGTTTAATGGTGAAATATCAAAATTAACAAATTTTACTTCTGTTTTATGATATTTATTATTTATAATTTTATCTTGATCATTTAAATTAATAATTTCATAAGTTAAAAAATCATCTGAAATACTTTTAATTATATATTTTTTATTTAATTCTAATTCATTAAAGTCAAAATAAATTTTCGAGTTTTTTATTTGAGAAGAAAGTGAAAGATTTTTATTTGGTTCATTTTCATCAATTAAATTTAATTTTAAGATTTTATTTTTATCTAAATCATCAAGTTCAAAATTTATTCCAATTTTTTGATTGTTGCTTATAATAAAATCTAGAAATTTTATTTCTTTTTTATTAGTTTTATTTTTTTTATTATTTAATACAGCAATAGTAATTCCAGTTGTTATTCCGATTGTTGAAAAAAGTGATAAAAGTAATAAAATTTTTTTTCTTTTTATTGCCATTATGGATTTATTATATAATTTTTTTTAAAATACAACAACATTTTTATAAAATCTTAAAGTTTTTTTAAAGCTTATGTATAAATTATTATAATATCTTTTAAAAGTATAAAAATTAATATAACTTAAATTTTGTTTAGGTAAATAATATAAAAGTAAACAAGTAGTTTTTTTTATTTTTTTACACTAAAAATAGTTTAAAAATGTTAGTAATTTACTTGTTTTTTATTTTTTTAATTTTTTTTACAAAAAATTTTTTTAAATAATATAATTATTATATATAGGATAAATATTTTTA
This Mesomycoplasma neurolyticum DNA region includes the following protein-coding sequences:
- a CDS encoding RNA polymerase beta'' subunit family protein — translated: MAIKRKKILLLLSLFSTIGITTGITIAVLNNKKNKTNKKEIKFLDFIISNNQKIGINFELDDLDKNKILKLNLIDENEPNKNLSLSSQIKNSKIYFDFNELELNKKYIIKSISDDFLTYEIINLNDQDKIINNKYHKTEVKFVNFDISPLNNNLKIGINFELDDLDKNKILKLNLIDENEPNKNLSLSSRIKNSKIYFDFNELELNKKYIIKSISDDFLTYEIINLNDQDKIINNKYHKTEVKFVNFDISPLNNNLKIGINFETNLLKQDEIWKLNLIEENKPDNTISILGEVQDKNIYFSFKQLETNKKYKIHNISNIKSNFEITDLNDKNFEIFNSNDEIEISKIKWKHVSNNYAIIDVFYDKEKTKLLSENSNVFKIQIINKNDLSEIKEYESKDFNKDTYSATFVLNKLTENSDYKIIKYSVNKTQTKDFISKTEEDDEINLTKNFKDFFLNYHIEKVYGIDVKTGKEAKNLSILKISLESEKEKLVQHGINSLESDENAGEDAPKLFLTLKDLKQNKYYIVDLFLEKENENNHKYITETFRIGGLDDEGRPDSSLTQDYSPFEINIDEIKNNKIYFDNNKINITFDGITNYGSKLEIVDLKIIYDSSKITKYQDNEKSKDAIENFYKNNVIQLIPIGNKTNYIDFSSDNSSYYELETKYENEKLKFIVKPKLLKNKEEQNIDSLLLEINTNFGPNYKLEAEKDTNNPEQWIVTIDKPLSGKKYFLNSVIANKDQEIFKKTLEIQTDFIIPSLDIDIKTINFDNEKNTVDITFVNSDDVLDKYKFSKNILQFESDDDPNIKFESILVFDLNLQKWISNIKSSFLNKKYKLKKVIFGNSDLEISTNKIIDLSLKLNFVETNTLNEYINKIQSLFLSKRWWASGIKKKFESINSKENNILNIIDLTNIQKLIPEIKNSNISVYFSDFSNEDELKGTLKAKVKFISGNNVSNEKTVEILNLYSSKFLSEIRQNELKAQKDFEEIIKPSSEGMKKSSTEFDNEFRDIHISHWDPSRGFGFYRTWIDMNEKDNLEKLKKFFDIDESLLDYDKSKVKLFFIKIRDDRDIYSPPSTSYNAMFGIINYELSFWTTPEDFPKEKTEDPESKYSLTPAMEAYNFNNPQYNIVAYLKEKYEKFSENDNTLFNTKYGLTENIEKITQELKRKNKIDQWTYLLENSKLKQDLEDTVKHLRYSISKYPITRGTIIYELANFEIVEYNNQKFLDVYLILKSKTIDEKINLLFNSAIKLRFSDVK